The Streptomyces sp. NBC_01463 DNA window AAGTAGACGGTGTTCAGCAGGTACCTGCTGAGCGGGACGAGATCGAACACGCGGCCCAGGTTCTCGGGGTGCCAACTGCTCGGCCAGAAAGCCGGCTTCGCGGCCATCGACTCGTCGTCGGACTGGAAAGCCACCAGCACCATCATCACGACCGGGATCAGCGTGACCGCGGTGACCAGGAAACAGGCGAAGACAACCAGTTTGCGCCTGACGACAGGTTTCGTGTCACTTGTCATAGTGCACCAGCTTCCGTTGGAAGAGGAACTGGCCCGCAGTGATCAGCACGATGAACGCGAACAGCGCCAGTGACTGCGCGGCGGCGTACCCCTGGTCGTAGTTCTTGAAGCCGGTCTGGTAGATGTACATGACCAGCGTGGTGGTCCGGGTGCCAGGTCCGCCGTTCGTCATGATCAGCGCCTGGTCGAAGACCTGGAACGAGCCGATCACCGATGTGACGACGACGAAGAACAGCGCAGGGGAAAGCATCGGCAGTGTGATGTGCCGGAAGCTGTGCCACGGCGACGCACCATCCACGCGTCCGGCCTCGTAGAGCTGCTGCGGAATCGCCTGGAGCCCCGCCAGGATGACGACCATGCCGAAGCCGAAGCTCTTCCACACGCTCATGATGATCAGCGCCGGCATCGCCCAACTGTCCGAGACCAGCCATGCCGGTCCACTGATGCCGAACCAGCCCAGGACCGCGTTCACCAGGCCGTCGTGCGGGATGTAGAGCCAGATCCAGACGAACGCCACCGCGACCGTGATGGTCGCGTACGGCAACAGCAGGAGCGATCGGAAGACGGCGATCCGCCGGAGTCCCTGGTTGAGCAGCAATGCCAGTGCCAGGCTGACCAGGATCGTCAACGGCACGCTGACCAGGGTGAAGTAGGCCGTGTTGCCGAGCGCCGACCAGAACGTCGGATCGGGACCGAGGCGTGCGAAGTTGCGCAGGCCGACCCAGGTGGGAGAGCTGAACAGGTTCCAGTCCAGCAGCGAGATCACGCCGGCCGCGACGACCGGACCGGCGGTGAAGACGAGGAAGCCGATCAGGCTGGGAAGGAGGAACAGCCAGGCGGTGAGCGCCTCACGGCTACGCCGGCGCCGGGTGGGAGCGGGTGTGAGCTGTAGGTAAGTGCTGGTGGCGGGTGGAGTGTCGACAGCCATCGCGGTCACCTCTTCCTGGCCGTGGCTTGGCTGACGGTGTCGCGATGCTGACGCATCAGTACGTCGAGGCGCGGCGTGAGCCCGTCGATGACCTCGCGGATGCCGACCTGGCCGAGGAAGGCGCGCGGCAGATCCTGACCGAGCAGCTGCTCGACCTGGTTCCAGTTCGTGGTGACGTCGTAGGCGTGCCCGCCGGCGAGCTTGCCGGCCAGGATGTTCCGGACGATCCCGAGGTTGGCGGGCGGCGGCTGGAAGGCGCTGCCCGCGCTGCGCCG harbors:
- a CDS encoding sugar ABC transporter permease, whose product is MAVDTPPATSTYLQLTPAPTRRRRSREALTAWLFLLPSLIGFLVFTAGPVVAAGVISLLDWNLFSSPTWVGLRNFARLGPDPTFWSALGNTAYFTLVSVPLTILVSLALALLLNQGLRRIAVFRSLLLLPYATITVAVAFVWIWLYIPHDGLVNAVLGWFGISGPAWLVSDSWAMPALIIMSVWKSFGFGMVVILAGLQAIPQQLYEAGRVDGASPWHSFRHITLPMLSPALFFVVVTSVIGSFQVFDQALIMTNGGPGTRTTTLVMYIYQTGFKNYDQGYAAAQSLALFAFIVLITAGQFLFQRKLVHYDK